GTGAATGAGTGAATCAAATGTGTCTCTAAATTCGAGCCACTTAAAATACGAACCATCGAAACTAGCGATTTTAATCACAGGCAAACGAAAATTTAAACCGTTGCATACATTGTCATGACCACAGTTACTTTGAACTTCAGACTTTACGCTGGCGAAATCAGATCTTTCGGCTATCTTATCAATAATTTTCTGCGCCGTTGCAATAAgagaaataaaatcattttccaTCTCTTCTCTTATGTCAATTTCGGACTGCATATCAGATGTAGTCGCAATTTCTATTTGAGTTTGGATCTGGTCGAATTGTGTGAACATATTACGAAAACGATCCAACTTCAACGAAAGTTCGTCTACATCTTTCGAGGAAATATTTTCCTGAGCATTCAATTCCacaatgtaatttttaaatttagtaatACGCCCCTTAATGGACGTTCTAGTAGGAATCAACGTAGCCATTATATGAAAAAGATCCGATTTCAATTAAAAACAGCGAATGAGGAAATgagaaatcaaaaataaaatattggaataaataCGTAAATTTTTCCGGCCTATGTTCACAGTCACAGTGGTTGGCTCGGTCGGCAACAGTGCTATGCGGAATGCAGGAGTCAGCGGAAAACGCACCGCAGCTGCAGCTGAGTAGTGGCTGTTGCCGGGAGCGATGCGACCGGTTCTTATCTGTAACACGGTGAACACTTGTGTTACTATGGAATGCAATGGAATTTTTTGCGTTGAGATTTAACTGTGCGTAATTAGTAAAATCGCTAGACAGTATTCTATATAGCACAAAGTGGGAGTATGCTTTATGAAATAACGGACTGTTTAAATTAAGTTGAAGAAATTAACTAATAAGAATGTCACTCAAATAAGCGTTCTGTTCTTTAATAGTTTTAAGTTCTTAAATTGTCGTGAAAGACTATAGGTTTTAAGTTTGGCTATAAAGCAGCGATCAGATTATTTCACTGACACTAGCTATTAAATGAGGATACGTGCTAAAAAATGTTTACGTCACTAGTGCAATAAAATGGCATACAATTAAACTTAAGCACGGCGAAGGGTGAAGACGGCAAAGCTAAATAGTCAAGTAGGTGGAGGATAGTACGAGCAGAAAAATAGGAAATATGAAGGAATGGTGCACTTCCCTTGCTAAACCTTGGCTGCGGCGGCGGCGTAGTTCTGACCGGCGGCGGGCTTGAAGTAAGGGTGTCTGCAGCTTCCAAAATGGCGTCGTAAATCTCCGAATATATCTCTGTACAGTGCAACTGGCGTCGTGGATAGGTACACTCCGATAGGCGTCGTAAGTTCAGAATGCTGCGTTGACGCCGGGATGTCCAATTTCTGCCACGTTGTAGCTGTCGTGACCTTTGCTCTCTTCACACGTAGAAATTCCGTTCGACTCGGGCAGAAGCAATCGTTGCGTATTAATCACGTCGATGGGTCACCATGGTCAAGCTTGGATGTcttgagtattaaataaaaatcgcagATACTTAAAAAGCTTCTAATTCTGGTTCCACAGAGGTACTTAAGATTacattgtatgaaaaatatatttgcgaGTGTGACGCGCACATGAGCGTGTATCTCAGAGCCTAATGGCTCGCTAGGCGTCTATAGAGACGGCGGGGGGCGCGGCCGATGGGCCAACTGGTTTAGTGGTGTACGGTCCCCGCTTCCCCTTCGTTGGTAGGAGCCGCAACAGACCTCATAGTATAGTTTTATTGacatgataatattgataatatttaccTCCGTGCCGCCAAAGATGCGCCGTGCAGATGCGTCGCGTCCTATCGAGCGGAAGAATGCATATCGCGCGGTGACCTCACACAACGCGCACAACACAACCAGCGCCCACCCCTTCAGCATGGCTCACGCTTCAGACACGAATCGGTCCAAATCGACTATTTAGATACACTTAATACCTAATACATTAGATCGAACATTTACGTAAAATTTACGATAGAAGAATGGACGCTGGACGTGTAGATGACAACTTGTGACAGTTTTGAAGTTTTATGTGCTGAGCTGTGTGAGCTGTAGTTCAGGGGCAAAGCGTATCACTATTATTGTCTATACGAGTGAAAAGAGTATtctgtacattttattttaggcTAGCCATTAGCCATGCATTAGCCATACATAATGGACTGTCCCATTTCCAACATAGACAAAGAGACaaactttgtcttacactagtactatcatagtactatcacccaaaagaaaaggatgagaatagttttcctggttcttactgacagTTTGACCAAATAAAGTTATATAATTCAGGTAGGACTCTACCGTTATCTTATTTATGATTTAACAATTTTGTGTGGCAAGTACATTTATTTGCTTCACGAtcagataaatacatactgtaTACCTAATGCCCGTGCACTTCGTTGGCGCTTGCCACTCTTGCCAACTCGGGGCTGCGTCGAATCACGGAACGTGACAATCATTTTCACATTTCACGGAACGTGACAATCATTTTATGATCTAGcggatatttaccactaggcgATAGGCCGCCGACGGTTAGATTTAATCAGTCTTGACACTCTTGAAGAGAAATAAAAACATGCGAGACACCAatttttatcaatttatttatttatatttaacaaatGCAAAAGTATTCACAACAACTAACTTTTCGTGAATCTATTGGAATAAATAGGCATCGTACGAAGTATGGTGTCAATAGTTTTAAAGAAAGCTCTGTCTTTGAACTTCGGGTGTTCAAGTATCGCGGGTCCTAGAAGAAGGTCTTGCACTTGCAGTGCGGCTGGTCGTCGCCGTCGCCGGCCGCGCCCCGCAGCGCCGCCGACACTGCCTGACCCACATCTGTAGTATCACGCATCTTGGAAGAAGGTCTTGCACTCGCAGTGCGGCTGGTCATCGCCGTCGTCGCCGTCGCCGGCTGCGCGCCGCAGCGTCGCCGCCTGCGCCGCGAGCGCCAGCACGCGCAGCTCCGCTTGTTCGAGGCTCTCCTCCAGGCGACCCAGCTGGCACTGCATGCGCTTCTGGGTCTGCGAACAGTATTACCGGTTTCAAAATACACATCCGAGTAgattgttaaataaatttagTTGTCTAGAAAGTGTCAAACCATGTTAAGTTTTTATGCCGAGTGCATCGTCAAGTATGGCGACATAACGACATTGTCACTGCCAAGTTATGTTGCCTATGTTGGGTGTGTTTCTCCGTTGATATAATAAATCCACCCTGTcgaatatgtatttttgtagCTCCaggaaaaaaaatagaaaaagaaataggtatggctcctctacacgatggcactagttttaaataagctagttaaatcaataagtaatgcAAAAGAATTGGTAAGGTACTAGCTCACCAATTCTTTTGCATtacttatttttgtgtttaccaatttatttgactttattttattcacataaCAACTGTCATACTTGTGCGGCGATGGCGAGGGAGAAACTTATGTTATGACACAGTTATCCGGAAAGTTGACGGAACGAACTGTTGTCCCTCGACGACTATTTTTACTGAAGTTACTGAAGTTATAAATTCTTGTTAACTGGCTCCGCTGACTGAGGAGTCCGTCCCTTGATACTTTCGGGGCATAACTTTTGCCCACTAGACTAGACATATCCACTTGTTAATACAGCCAATGACGATGTTATTTAATTAATGCTATTGGAATGTGACAGATGCTGCTGTATTATAATGGATTAAGcgtcataattattatcaaaattGATTAGAATGACCAATCATGTTGAAAATGTTGTCATTTAAAATAATCGCCCATCGGTCTAGCTAGGTGGttgtttatacatatattatactcgtaaGAAAATTATCAATTATCAAGATGGgttgatttttcgcccccgaaaacccccatatagcaaattttatcgaaatcgttatctagagccgtttccgaaatccccgaaatattttatttttgtttatttaaactttattgcacgataaaaaaaaaatacaaatggcggacttaatgccttaaggcattctttaCCAGTTAaccattgggtcaaacagaaactTGTACTTAGTGCAGGATTGTAGACAACGAGAAGAAATATGAAACACAAATCAGGTTATTCTAAATTTTAGTTGAAACACCATTGTTTGAGGGCAGCTTACTACATCTCGATTTTAGAACAGACCCTTGGGAAGGTTTTTGTCCAACGTTAGAGACGTATTTTGGTTGATATTATGACGAGGATATAGCTTATGATGACGGTACCTCGTCGCGGTCCAGCTCGGCGGTGGCGAGCGCCTTGTTGGCGGCGGCCAGCTTGCGCTCCATCTCCGTGACCGTGGTCTCCGGGCAGGCGCCGTGTCCGCCTGCAAGAGGTTAGTGTTGGTGACGGTACCTCGTCGCGGTCCAGCTCGGCGGTGGCGAGCGCCTTGTTGGCGGCGGCCAGCTTGCGCTCCATCTCCGTAACCGTGGTCTCCGGGCAGGCGCCGTGTCCGCCTGCAAGAGGTTAGTGTTGGTGACGGTACCTCGTCGCGGTCCAGCTCGGCGGTGGCGAGCGCCTTGTTGGCGGCGGCCAGCTTGCGCTCCATCTCCGTGACCGTGGTCTCCGGGCAGGCGCCGTGTCCGCCTGCAAGAGGTTAGTGTTGGTGACGGTACCTCGTCGCGGTCCAGCTCGGCGGTGGCGAGCGCCTTGTTGGCGGCGGCCAGCTTGCGCTCCATCTCCGTGACCGTGGTCTCCGGGCAGGCGCCGTGTCCGCCTGCAAGAGGTTAGTGTTGGTGACGGTACATCGTCGCGGTCCAGCTCGGCGGTGGCGAGCGCCTTGTTGGCGGCGGCCAGCTTGCGCTCCATCTCCGTGACCGTGGTCTCCGGGCAGGCGCCGTGTCCGCCTGCAAGAGGTTAGTGTTGGTGACGGTACCTCGTCGCGGTCCAGCTCGGCGGTGGCGAGCGCCTTGTTGGCGGCGGCCAGCTTGCGCTCCATCTCCGTGACCGTGGTCTCCGGGCAGGCGCCGTGTCCGCCTGCAAGAGGTTAGTGTTGGTGACGGTACCTCGTCGCGGTCCAGCTCGGCGGTGGCGAGCGCCTTGTTGGCGGCGGCCAGCTTGCGCTCCATCTCCGTGACCGTGGTCTCCGGGCAGGCGCCGTGTCCGCCTGCAAGAGGTTAGTGTTGGTGACGGTACCTCGTCGCGGTCCAGCTCGGCGGTGGCGAGCGCCTTGTTGGCGGCGGCCAGCTTGCGCTCCATCTCCGTGACCGTGGTCTCCGGGCAGGCGCCGTGTCCGCCTGCAAGAGGTTAGTGTTGGTGACGGTACCTCGTCGCGGTCCAGCTCGGCGGTGGCGAGCGCCTTGTTGGCGGCGGCCAGCTTGCGCTCCATCTCCGTGACCGTGGTCTCCAGGCAGGCGCGCGCCGTGTCCGCCTGGAAGATCATAATGTTAGTAACTTCAGATAAATGAAAACAACCATTCCGCAGGCTTGGCCCATGGagtgaagtacctacttacctgttCTCTTATCGTAGATATAGAAAGAAATTcatataagcgctggtggcctagcggtaagagcgtgcgacttgcaatccggaggtcgcgggttcgaaccccggctcgtaccaatgagtttttcggaacttatgtacgaaatatcatttgatatttaccagtcgcttttcggtgaaggaaaacatcgtgaggaaaccggactaatccctaaaacggacctagtttaccctctgggttggaaggtcagatggcagtcgctttcgtaaaaactagtgcccacgccaattactgggattagctgGGATTAGTacaagcgaaccccaggctcccatgagccgtggcaaaatgccgggacaacgcgaggaagatgatgagaaaGAAAttcatataagtacttacaacttcTAGAGAATTCGCTTGTATACGAGACAAAAGACGTTACCAAATCATGCATTCACAATGCCGATCCTTTCTTTCTTGCAGAACCTCATGGTGTAATTTCTCGCGAACACCTCACTTTTATTTCAAAACCGAAGAGTTTGCGGTAGGAAATTCCTCCACGCATTAATCATAGTACGCGGCCATCAAATCAACTAATTCTTCTAACCGTTATGACACCGAAGTGAGTTTGAAGAGGTGGACAACAGTTTAAGGGGTGTTAGGGAGGCACGAAGCAACGTAGTTCGGAGAAATGAGCCGAAGTAGCAAGAACCCAACACGGTTCCCGCGATTCGGTCCGTACGACACGAGCCAGGGAAGTCCATGAGGAGGTTATGACAGTTGTGTCTCACCCGCTGGTTGGCCCGCAGGATCTCCCTGGTGGCGTGGTCGCGGGCGCGCTCCAGCTCGCCGCCGAGCGAGGCGCACTCGTGCATCTTCTCCTGCAGCCGCTTGTCCGTCTGCAACACCGTCTCCTCCATGCGAATCACGTTCAATCTGCATATTTAATACatgtgtcagtgacaaagttTTGGCTATAAAGAAGTACCAAACTACCAAATTTTTCCCGTTGTAAAATAAGGTTGTGTAACTTACTTGAGTCGTTAAATGTTCTCGAACATGGCATTTGTCTCTGCGAGCCGGGCTACGCATGCCTGCGCCTGGGCGACTATCTTCTGTCCCTGTCTACTGTCTGTCTTACTCACTGGAGCCGGTCATCTCCTGTTTCAGCGCGCGCGACATTGGTCTCCGCGAGCTGGGTTGCGCACGCCTGCGCCTGGGCGACCATCTTCCGTCCCTGTCTTGTCTGTCTTACTCACTGGAGCCGCTCGATCTCCTGCTTGAGCGCAGCATTTGTCTTGGACAGCCGGGCTGCACGCGGCTGCGCCTGGGCGACCATCTTCCGTACCTGTCTATCTCACTCACTTGAGCCGCTCGATCTCTTGCTTGAGCGCAGCATTCATCTCGGACAGCTGGGCTGCGCGCGCCTGCGCCTGGGCGACCATTTTCTCCTCGTAGTTTTTCTCTGGGCCCTTCTCGGGCGGCGGCCTCGAGATTGTGTGCAAAAGCATGTGCAACTATAACATGTATTAGAATCATGGGAATGCTGAAGTCGAACCCAAAATGAcatttgtttatattataaataagaatGACAGACACTTGTATTAGCTGTAAACTCTAATAGGTACCTTCTCCCTGGCGGTGCTGAGCTCCTTGGCGAGGTTGTCGGCCTTGTGCTCGGCGAGGGCCTGGCTCTGCTGCGACTCCATCAGCCGCCGCTGCGTGTGCTTCAGCACCTCGGGCAGCGGGGATAGCTCCGACAGCTTCTCTTGGAATTTCAGCTGAAAACGACAAGCAATCATGAATTTGTATAATACGGTTATTGGTCTGTGTTTGATAAGGATTCTGAATGGGTTTCAGTATGTGTTCAGCATTTCAATTCTCCAAACGGCTACTATTGCCGATGTCGgacagagtctgtgcggaaagagaagagtcgtggcagaaacgggacctaacattttcaattttatatggtaatcaaacctttgacacctgtcttgtaaaaagtaaacaaacttctgtcattgtatatttttattaacaaaaaccgcagattttatatataaaatattttcaaaacacgataaaaccgtaaataaaaccacaaggaaaattatatttaacattgttcacttttgtcagcgggaagaaaacggctaaaagccgactatcgactTGCAAAAAGTAGAGAACGTGTTTCCGCTATTGACGGGTATTGATGTTGTATATTTAATAGGCCCCCTAAGTAACTTGTCTCCGGTACATAAtcggtaagtatattcattcaaaatatattcattttcataaatatgcagGCAGTTATGCAGGTCATtcatgatctttaaaataactgacaaatattcttgatacttgccattttatgcatatttatatgtaatttttttttcaggattgaGTAAAATTACTTACGGTATCTCAAATAAAAGACCACTAAGTAGGTTATaatatgcaagaatttgtaATCTACGTGCCGGATTCAAGCACATCCAATTCAGATGAAGATAGTTCTATGAGTCTCCCTGGTTCTGAAGCTAGCTCAAACATAATTGTGTGATAAAACAGAATTAAGTGACATTGAATAATTTAGACTtcgattacaaagaataaaacttttcaataaaatatttctttatttgttcgttagttacgaaattatacttcatatttagcagtgacttttcgacgaagtaaaatatcgtgagatgagagaaccggacatatcacaataaggcctacctacttatgcactatttttatatcccagatagttctagttttagtagttttgtcaatcgcactgtcactttAATATCTGACAATTAAAACGaaagtttgtttaaaaaaaaatatgaataaggtAGGAAAAATTAGTGCCTGCGCTAATTCAgaggattgagttgacgagcCGACAGCACCACCAGGCTCCCTTTAGTAAACCGTGGCCAAAAACCGGAACaaagggattcaagtatcaagacctttagtgtcgtactataatcacgtgaccagtgttgtcagcatagcaaaaaccgtaaaatagcactggcgcgccctcaaatcccacgactcttctctttccgcacagactctacacatgTCGAAAACGGGAAAATCGGAACTATTGTGTggggtggtgggcatggtacgTCTATGTATTGCTTCACAgctaaaatagtaggtatgctaccaacgcatgaaataaacattcggactcgttaaccatactagtgcctactatatttcagtactaaataatcaaaacgaccaatcactatttggATCCAAAaggatttgatttaaaataaaaagatcacatgaaacgttcaaatctttattccagtctaaaccggttccaaccctacacctctgacccgagaagatttaacccggcaacaaactcggcgggacacatcttttcaaaacaacacatagtttatttattttacaaaagtaagcttctaatggcacataagaaatcaaaataacacttggaataaaacacttagctaaacgtttaaagaacgtgagaatctataagctttcagagtaatccttcaggtataagccttcaggaacgtggcgaattaggcacgagcttggctaacgtccgatctctagcgcggtctgATCAAGAAGAAAGGAAGCAagtcccagcggcggagccaactgctcccgcctccaattcaagttggcaaacatgcctgaccagtctaccaacataacgacaagaATGCcaactcgtgcctacgttcactcaagatacgttgacgttccaaagccttctacctgtcatcttagttcaatacgccaatagatggtggcgttactctctacgcaactttattattccgttacaagcaaataatacgtagccaaccattgctaatcgactttatacaggcatctaactatgaactgtaacgctgcaatacgttcttctggtgtctcgctccgacatacatAGTCGTCATCTGATTTTCTAGCTCAACCTGCATCCTGCATATAAGGTTACCGCGAGCCAGAACCTATATGACATGCTATGATGATTGATGATCTCCGCTCGACGACACTATATGGAAACCTTGCGGTATTAAATTTGATTTTAGAGGCCGATGCTGCAGTACAACTACAAACAacaacactgttaactgtccatcggtgaacCTTTATTACAAATGGTAGTTAACAATGTGGACGATGGTACTAAGAGTTTGAAATCTGACAAATAATAATAGATCCTAGACTAAACCTAAGAGAAAAGTAGtactttaaccctttgaacgccaagaatACCTAAAGTCGTCGTTacttagacggtgcgagaactcacatgcgagtttcattacattgcgtcatttgattggtcggctgaattgatataacctcaatggtccgcaatgtaactaaaatcgtatacaagttcacgcgccgtctaaatgagcccttatctAGAGGTACATCTGCAGATTGTACCTTGATCCGTTGGATTTCGAGGTTGATCTGGTCGGCGATGCGCTGGTTGTCCATATCCTGTATCGACAGTTGTCTCTTCTGCTCCTCGATGGTCTGCTGCGCGCGTTGGAACTGAACACAATACAGATAAACAATGATAGATAAGCCACGTGGGAACTAAGGCTAATAGTGTTTCTGTTTGTATTCAAGCTACAGGGAAAAAATTCCACTAGTTGGATTGGTAAAGTTAAAGCTGCGATAGATGGCTCGTCAAGCCATTGTACACAGGCAACCAAAAATAATGTCGGCATTATATGAAGCTAACCCAGCACTATAGCCTCTGTATTATCAACAAGGGTGTAAGACTAAGACAATCGAGGTGCCATTATCCACGCGGTCAactgataactttatttcatttcatcacTTTAATGCCAGGACATAAGGACCCCCGATAGTGAGTTAGTACCTAGTGTTGGTGGATGGTGTTGGTGTAGGTACCTTAGCGCGGTAGTCCTGGACCTGTAAGTTCTGTTCGGCGAGGAGCATGCGCAGTTCATCAATCTCTTCTCGCGCCTCGCGGTAGCACTGCTTCAACGTGTTCGTTGCCACCTCCTGTCACATGATTTATATAAACTAGATTTTTTAAGAAAGATCACTGTTTATATGAAATTTCACGATGACAGAcgataaaagcggccaagtgcgagtcggactcgcccatgaagggttccgtatttaggcgatttaagacgtataaaaaaaaaactacttactagatctcgttcaaaccaattttcggtggaagtttacatggtaatgtacatcatatatttttttttagttttatcattctcttattttagaagttacagggggggggacacacattttaccactttggaagtgtctctcgcgcaaactattcagtttagaaaaaaatgatattagaaacctcaatatcatttttgaagacctatccatagataccccacacgtataggtttgatgtaaaaaaaatttttgagtttcagttcgaagtatggggaaccccaaaaatttattgtttttttttctatttttgtgtgaaaatcttaatgcggttcacagaatacatctacttaccaagtttcaacagtatagttcttatagtttcggagaaaagtggctgtgacatacggacggacagacagacggacagacagacagacagacatgacgaatctataagggttccatttttgccatttggctacggaa
This genomic window from Cydia amplana chromosome Z, ilCydAmpl1.1, whole genome shotgun sequence contains:
- the LOC134661546 gene encoding tropomyosin alpha-3 chain-like; its protein translation is MQANKDNHACRHACTRQPVEATPAAKKKPCDVCPPCQAPCNPAAPPTPAEREAASLAVRLQQTEESFKSKITECAVLRAEVVKRKEEAERERSLRSEAAARLKELEDKFALLGARAVHMLGVKEHALEQEVATNTLKQCYREAREEIDELRMLLAEQNLQVQDYRAKFQRAQQTIEEQKRQLSIQDMDNQRIADQINLEIQRIKLKFQEKLSELSPLPEVLKHTQRRLMESQQSQALAEHKADNLAKELSTAREKLHMLLHTISRPPPEKGPEKNYEEKMVAQAQARAAQLSEMNAALKQEIERLKLNVIRMEETVLQTDKRLQEKMHECASLGGELERARDHATREILRANQRADTARACLETTVTEMERKLAAANKALATAELDRDETQKRMQCQLGRLEESLEQAELRVLALAAQAATLRRAAGDGDDGDDQPHCECKTFFQDA